Genomic DNA from Synergistota bacterium:
AGTCCTCCTCCGAAAACTATGAGCTTCGGGTTAAAGATATGAACAAAGCTTATAAGAGCACGCTCAAGATACTTCACGGCTTTTTCTACAACCTTTAGTGCTCCTAAATCCCCCTTACGATAAAGACGCAAAATCTCAATGGGAGTTCTCTGCTTCTCACTTAACCCCTCATCCTCAGCAAGCTTAGCTATACCGCTTGCCGAAGCGTAAGTTTCTAAACATCCTATATTTCCACATCCACAGACGGGACCCCTCTCACCAACGAGAATGTGTCCGAGTTCCGCTCCTATCCCCATGCTACCTCGCACAAATCTACCTCCTGAGAAGACCGCTCCACCAACACCCGTACCAAGAGTTAAAAGTATAAAATCATCCACCCCCTGAGCACACCCCACCTCTTTCTCCCCAAATGCAAAAGCGTTAGCATCGTTATCCACTGTTATTCTCATCCCAAGCTTTTCCCCAAGAACCTTTTTAAGTTCGACCATCTTCCAGGAAGGAAAGTTTGGAGAAAATATAACGGTGCCGTCAGCGGTAACGCTACCTGGCGAGGCTACTCCTATGCAATCGATAGGATGAGCCTTCTTCATCTCCCTAACCTGAAAAACTATAGCGCCGATAACATCACCAAATTCTCTTCCTTCAGGAGTTCTAACTTTCCTGAAATCCCTCAATTTCCCATTCTCGCAAACCACCCCGAACTTTATAAAGCTTCCACCAAGATCAACCCCTATGGCACATTTCATAATTTTTCACCTCCATTTATTTAAAACAGGGTAAAGAGGTGATATAATAGAGCAAAAAAGGAGGAAGAGATGTCAATGAACTTAAGCTTCAATGAACATGGATTGATACCAGTTATCACCCAAGATTATAAAACAAAAGAGGTGCTCATGCTCGCCTACATGAATGAAGAAGCGCTGAAGAAGACGCTCGAAACTGGGTATGCTCATTACTGGAGCAGGTCAAGAAAAAGGATTTGGAGAAAGGGAGAAACCTCGGGGAATACCCAAAAAGTCGTAAGAATTAGATATGACTGCGACGCTGATGCTCTGCTCTTAGAAGTGGAGCAAAAAGGAGTAGCATGCCATACTGGAAACTACTCATGCTTTTATAGGGTGATGTACGAGTCCGATGACGCTTCAGCCTCCGTATCCGCATTTATACTTGAGGAAATATACAAAGTCATAAAGGAACGGATTGAAGAGCTACCTGAAGGATCATACACTGCTTCTTTGATCAAAAAGGGAGAAGATGCAATTATTCGCAAGATTGGAGAAGAAGCTGTTGAAGTAATTCTGGCATTTAAGAATAAAAATAATAACGAGCTTATTGCAGAAAGTGCAGATTTATTGTATCATTTACTTGTAATTTTAGCTTATGAGGGGGTGAGGTTAAGTGAGGTCTGGAAGGAACTCAAAAAGAGGAGGAAGACCACGCAAGAAAAGGAGCTTAAAGGGAAACTGGGAAAAGTGGAGAAATGAGTTTACCGATCAGCTATGTGAGGCTCTTTTGTGTCTTGAAACGATAGAGGAATGCTATGCTTTTTTGGAGGACATAGCTACCAT
This window encodes:
- a CDS encoding ROK family protein yields the protein MKCAIGVDLGGSFIKFGVVCENGKLRDFRKVRTPEGREFGDVIGAIVFQVREMKKAHPIDCIGVASPGSVTADGTVIFSPNFPSWKMVELKKVLGEKLGMRITVDNDANAFAFGEKEVGCAQGVDDFILLTLGTGVGGAVFSGGRFVRGSMGIGAELGHILVGERGPVCGCGNIGCLETYASASGIAKLAEDEGLSEKQRTPIEILRLYRKGDLGALKVVEKAVKYLERALISFVHIFNPKLIVFGGGLSKGWREILCDLQDRVNSKVMPSFRGSFKIKFSSLHEEAGVLGIALMALKGER
- a CDS encoding bifunctional phosphoribosyl-AMP cyclohydrolase/phosphoribosyl-ATP diphosphatase HisIE, with the protein product MSMNLSFNEHGLIPVITQDYKTKEVLMLAYMNEEALKKTLETGYAHYWSRSRKRIWRKGETSGNTQKVVRIRYDCDADALLLEVEQKGVACHTGNYSCFYRVMYESDDASASVSAFILEEIYKVIKERIEELPEGSYTASLIKKGEDAIIRKIGEEAVEVILAFKNKNNNELIAESADLLYHLLVILAYEGVRLSEVWKELKKRRKTTQEKELKGKLGKVEK